A window of Candidatus Aegiribacteria sp. contains these coding sequences:
- a CDS encoding integration host factor subunit beta, producing MTKADIVSKIAASNDIKLNKKDVAAVVDGFLEEIREALYNNKHVEIRRFGTFKVVERKRRIARNPHTGAAVTVPQRRVPVFKPSRLVKNKVAE from the coding sequence ATGACGAAAGCTGATATCGTTTCGAAGATTGCAGCAAGCAATGATATCAAACTCAACAAGAAAGATGTTGCAGCAGTTGTAGACGGATTTCTTGAGGAAATAAGAGAAGCTCTTTACAATAACAAGCATGTAGAGATCAGACGTTTTGGTACATTCAAGGTTGTCGAACGCAAGAGACGCATTGCCAGGAATCCTCATACTGGTGCTGCCGTTACAGTTCCTCAGCGTAGAGTTCCCGTATTCAAACCCTCCAGACTTGTGAAGAACAAGGTCGCGGAGTAA
- a CDS encoding DNA-binding protein, producing the protein MKVIYRDNNRTVIRFDKGEQFPETLAQWCKEQEVNAAAIVAGIGMLENIVIGRYDGTEYIKETVKPSSEILSLQGNVSMKEGEPFVHLHVSLADEDMSSRGGHLFDGTVSMTIELVLMEIPDEFIRVPSGGAFWRLDTPSDKA; encoded by the coding sequence GTGAAAGTAATCTACAGAGATAATAACAGGACGGTTATCCGATTCGATAAGGGAGAACAATTTCCGGAAACACTGGCACAATGGTGTAAAGAGCAAGAAGTTAACGCAGCTGCTATAGTTGCTGGAATTGGAATGCTGGAAAACATTGTAATTGGCCGCTATGACGGTACCGAATACATAAAGGAAACAGTCAAGCCATCTTCCGAAATACTATCCCTGCAGGGTAATGTATCCATGAAGGAGGGTGAACCATTCGTTCATCTGCATGTAAGTCTTGCTGATGAGGACATGTCATCCAGAGGTGGTCATCTATTCGACGGCACTGTTTCGATGACGATCGAATTGGTACTTATGGAGATCCCGGATGAATTCATAAGAGTTCCTTCAGGAGGGGCTTTCTGGAGATTGGATACACCTTCAGATAAAGCCTGA